One Acidobacteriota bacterium genomic window carries:
- a CDS encoding pantoate--beta-alanine ligase, with the protein MKILHGAVETRSEARAAKLQGKRVGFVATMGALHDGHISLVRAAKAKSDFVVASIFVNPTQFGPNEDLAKYPRTFEADRKKLEAEGVDLLFVPSVEEMYPPGAVTFVTAEGISDRLDGRSRPGHFRGVTTVVAKLFHIVEPDVALFGQKDAAQVAIIKRMARDLIFPLEIVVVPIVREPDGLAFSSRNAYLSPEERRQAAALSRALRAIESGYRGGERSSAKLIEAARQVLAGEPAVRVDYIEIVDRDTLDPVSQIGTGTLVAVAAFVGKTRLIDNIILSSTR; encoded by the coding sequence ATGAAAATCCTCCACGGTGCTGTCGAGACTCGCTCGGAGGCACGCGCTGCCAAGCTGCAGGGCAAGCGAGTCGGATTTGTTGCCACCATGGGCGCATTGCACGATGGGCACATCTCCCTTGTGCGTGCAGCCAAAGCGAAGTCTGACTTCGTGGTGGCCTCGATTTTCGTGAACCCGACACAATTTGGGCCCAATGAAGACCTTGCGAAATATCCGCGAACGTTCGAAGCCGACCGGAAAAAACTCGAGGCCGAGGGCGTCGATTTATTGTTCGTGCCCAGTGTCGAAGAGATGTATCCGCCAGGAGCTGTCACGTTTGTGACAGCGGAAGGAATCAGCGATCGACTGGATGGACGCTCGCGTCCGGGACACTTTCGCGGCGTCACTACGGTTGTGGCAAAGCTATTTCATATCGTCGAGCCGGACGTGGCGCTCTTTGGGCAAAAGGATGCGGCACAGGTGGCGATCATCAAGCGCATGGCTCGCGATCTGATATTTCCGCTTGAGATTGTGGTGGTTCCGATCGTGCGCGAGCCGGATGGTCTGGCATTCTCATCGCGCAATGCGTATTTGTCGCCAGAAGAACGTAGGCAGGCAGCGGCGCTTTCGCGAGCCTTGCGCGCGATCGAATCGGGATATCGAGGCGGTGAGCGCAGTTCAGCGAAGCTGATCGAGGCTGCGCGCCAGGTTCTTGCCGGCGAACCGGCGGTGAGAGTGGACTATATCGAGATCGTGGACCGGGATACGTTGGACCCTGTCTCCCAAATCGGGACAGGGACCCTGGTGGCTGTAGCGGCTTTTGTGGGGAAAACACGATTGATTGACAACATCATTCTGTCCAGTACCAGGTAA
- a CDS encoding APC family permease produces MTRSRDPSSPSAVEVRSSERKRGRLLQILGFGFGIAVIVGNTIGVGMLRTPGDVATQLPSRGLFIAVWIAGGFLTFLAAINITELGTMLPYSGGHYTFARHALGEYPGFVIGWTDWLSTCGSESAAAVVMGEYLGILFPELAGKSRWLAAMILILLAALQWQGVRWGSGFQQFSTLLKGLGFFAFVIACLLFKPPNSQSLSAATAALPHGWPLFVAFLIAMQSMIYTYDGWAGVIYFSEEVEDPARNIPRSMFGGALAVAAIYISVGWAIVHVLPISAVAGQQMALGAAADRLWSGQGTRLIAALTVISVISFMNACHMMASRILFAMSRDKLVIRQADIVNRGGTPTIALALSTAAALMFIVYGGFNKIIAVLAFFFVINYIADFISIFVLRRREPNRERPYRIPGYPWTTIFALLIYLGFLASICAADARNSLYALILLAVSYPAFRLSKRLATGIPG; encoded by the coding sequence ATGACCCGATCACGCGATCCTTCCTCGCCCTCAGCGGTAGAAGTGCGGAGTTCCGAGCGCAAACGTGGACGCCTGCTGCAAATCCTTGGGTTTGGATTCGGCATTGCCGTCATCGTCGGCAACACCATCGGAGTCGGCATGCTCCGCACTCCCGGTGATGTTGCTACTCAGCTCCCCAGCCGGGGGCTGTTCATTGCGGTCTGGATCGCCGGCGGTTTCCTAACTTTTCTTGCCGCCATAAACATCACTGAGCTGGGTACGATGCTGCCCTATTCCGGTGGACACTACACGTTTGCGCGGCATGCTCTAGGCGAATATCCCGGCTTCGTGATCGGTTGGACCGACTGGCTTTCAACCTGCGGCAGCGAGTCCGCCGCGGCTGTGGTGATGGGCGAGTATCTCGGCATTCTCTTTCCTGAGCTGGCAGGGAAGTCGCGATGGCTGGCAGCGATGATTCTGATTTTGCTGGCAGCCTTGCAGTGGCAGGGAGTGCGCTGGGGCAGCGGCTTCCAGCAGTTCAGCACGCTGCTGAAAGGTTTGGGATTCTTTGCCTTCGTAATTGCCTGCCTGCTTTTCAAACCGCCGAATTCTCAATCGCTTTCGGCGGCTACGGCTGCACTGCCTCATGGATGGCCTTTGTTCGTTGCCTTTCTAATCGCAATGCAGTCCATGATCTACACCTACGATGGATGGGCCGGTGTCATTTACTTCTCGGAGGAAGTCGAAGATCCCGCTCGCAACATTCCGCGCTCGATGTTCGGTGGCGCTCTGGCCGTAGCCGCGATCTACATCTCAGTCGGTTGGGCGATTGTGCATGTGCTGCCGATCTCCGCCGTCGCAGGACAGCAAATGGCGCTGGGAGCGGCCGCCGATCGTCTGTGGAGCGGTCAGGGAACGCGCCTGATCGCGGCGCTTACCGTGATTTCGGTGATCAGCTTCATGAACGCATGCCACATGATGGCTTCCCGGATATTGTTCGCGATGTCACGGGACAAATTGGTCATTCGGCAGGCCGATATCGTGAATCGGGGAGGAACTCCGACCATCGCCTTGGCGCTCAGCACTGCGGCGGCGCTGATGTTCATTGTGTACGGCGGATTCAACAAGATCATCGCGGTGTTGGCGTTCTTCTTCGTCATCAACTACATCGCCGATTTCATTTCGATCTTCGTGTTGAGGCGGCGCGAACCAAATCGGGAACGACCCTATCGAATCCCGGGCTATCCCTGGACGACGATCTTTGCACTGCTGATCTACCTCGGATTTCTGGCGAGTATCTGCGCAGCAGACGCGCGCAACAGCTTGTATGCGCTGATTCTCTTGGCGGTAAGTTATCCAGCGTTCCGGCTTTCGAAGAGACTCGCGACGGGTATACCAGGTTAG
- a CDS encoding (2Fe-2S)-binding protein → MATVSRSRNSNFEIDPAVGKSWTLPADVYLDPALLEREKQVLFSKTWQIVGRRDQVANPGDYFTAELTGEPLLIVRGSDGVLRGFYNVCRHRAGPPAEGCGSRKVFRCGYHGWTYSLDGRLLNAPEMDGTTNFDHSQFGLQPVPIGEWGAWVFVNLDARAGALVSGLRELPEQAAKYRLEKLKLAERREYVMECNWKVYIDNYLEGYHLPSVHPSLNRELDYGQYVTETFAFHSRQASPIRGPENEKDVQRRYSQASGGDEAEYFWIFPNWMLNCYPDNVSLNIVLPLATERCVAVFEWYFPESVVKTEAPTQTIRFSDEIQIEDGRICEVVHRNLKSRSYTRGRFSAKQEKGVHQFHRLYANWLES, encoded by the coding sequence ATGGCTACCGTTTCCCGCTCGCGTAATTCGAATTTCGAAATCGATCCCGCGGTTGGGAAGTCGTGGACTCTTCCGGCTGACGTGTATCTCGATCCGGCGTTGCTTGAGCGCGAGAAACAAGTTCTGTTCAGTAAGACGTGGCAGATCGTTGGACGGCGTGATCAGGTTGCGAATCCCGGAGATTACTTCACTGCTGAACTGACTGGCGAACCTTTGCTGATCGTCCGAGGCAGCGATGGCGTTCTGCGCGGCTTCTACAACGTATGCCGTCATCGCGCCGGTCCGCCGGCGGAAGGCTGTGGATCGCGGAAAGTGTTTCGCTGCGGCTATCACGGCTGGACGTACTCCCTCGATGGTCGTTTGCTGAATGCTCCAGAGATGGATGGAACCACAAACTTCGATCATTCCCAGTTTGGCCTGCAACCCGTTCCCATTGGGGAATGGGGAGCGTGGGTCTTTGTTAACCTCGATGCGCGAGCTGGGGCTCTGGTCTCCGGCTTGCGCGAATTGCCGGAGCAAGCCGCGAAGTACCGGCTGGAGAAGCTCAAGCTGGCCGAGCGGCGCGAATACGTGATGGAGTGCAACTGGAAGGTTTATATCGACAACTATCTCGAGGGCTATCACCTGCCCAGCGTGCATCCCAGTCTGAATCGCGAGCTGGACTACGGTCAATACGTCACTGAAACGTTTGCGTTCCACTCACGCCAGGCGAGTCCAATTCGCGGTCCAGAGAACGAAAAGGACGTGCAGCGCCGCTACAGCCAGGCGTCGGGTGGAGATGAAGCTGAGTACTTCTGGATTTTTCCCAACTGGATGTTGAATTGCTATCCCGATAACGTTTCGCTCAACATCGTGCTGCCGCTTGCGACGGAGCGTTGCGTCGCTGTCTTCGAATGGTATTTCCCGGAGAGTGTGGTCAAGACGGAAGCACCAACCCAAACCATTCGCTTCAGCGACGAAATTCAGATCGAAGATGGACGCATCTGCGAAGTCGTTCATCGCAACTTGAAGTCGCGCAGCTATACTCGCGGCCGATTCAGCGCCAAGCAGGAAAAGGGCGTACATCAGTTTCACCGCTTGTACGCGAACTGGCTGGAAAGCTGA
- a CDS encoding RNA polymerase-binding protein DksA, with the protein MEKKRLEQFRKQLEQRQQELRRVVSRTQEDGRIADAEAAQDIADRAANSYTKEFLFAQSNNDRQLLGMVEMALSRIREGSFGECIHCGNEINAKRLEAVPWTRYCIECQEKMEKGLLEESHT; encoded by the coding sequence ATGGAAAAGAAGCGCCTGGAACAGTTCAGGAAGCAGCTCGAGCAGCGGCAGCAGGAGCTGCGCCGAGTAGTATCGCGGACACAGGAAGACGGCCGCATCGCGGATGCGGAAGCCGCGCAGGACATCGCCGACCGCGCCGCCAATTCCTATACGAAGGAATTCCTCTTCGCGCAGAGCAACAACGACCGCCAGCTACTCGGGATGGTCGAGATGGCACTCTCACGCATCCGCGAAGGCAGCTTCGGCGAATGCATCCACTGCGGCAACGAAATCAACGCCAAGCGCCTCGAAGCGGTGCCATGGACGCGCTACTGCATCGAGTGCCAGGAGAAAATGGAAAAGGGCTTACTCGAAGAGTCGCACACCTAA
- a CDS encoding sigma-54-dependent Fis family transcriptional regulator — MIADDDQTMARSLSDYLSRRNFDIAFAGNHEESLRTLRSFDPGVVLLDYALPPVDGGETLERLKQLRPEMPVIVYSNDADAEVIFRLSKLGADDYLKTPFQLNDLFTRISRVLEKRGPSDGGQLRDRVRRQSDFSTLFGTSPRMEEIKNTIEQVADTNATVLIRGESGTGKEVVARMIYGQSMRREKPFVKVNCAAIPHELLESELFGYEPGAFTGANRQKLGKFDQANFGTLFLDEISEMHPALQAKLLHVLQDGQFSRLGGKRDIAVDVRVLAATNKFLEQAVARGSFREDLFYRLNVVTVHIPPLRDRREEIPVFLEFFLRKYSEFYGKQPPPFSEYAVTRMMEYTWPGNIRELENLVKRYVIVGNESQIIRELSIHKPIMYSEAANSAPPAPAAPTHLDSQPPVPQISRFSGNSKHLREDRLSLLEIGRRAAMKAEREAIERVLLETRWNRRQAAKILKISYKALLNKLKLMEEQSTQSEQTEA; from the coding sequence TTGATTGCCGACGACGACCAAACGATGGCGCGCTCGCTGAGCGACTACCTCTCGCGGCGCAACTTCGACATCGCTTTTGCCGGCAATCACGAAGAGAGCCTGCGAACCCTGCGGTCATTTGACCCCGGGGTCGTCTTGCTGGACTACGCGCTGCCACCGGTGGATGGCGGGGAAACCCTGGAGCGGCTCAAACAATTGCGCCCCGAAATGCCTGTAATCGTTTATTCGAATGATGCAGATGCCGAGGTCATCTTCCGACTTTCGAAGTTGGGAGCCGACGACTATCTGAAAACTCCGTTCCAACTCAACGATCTCTTCACGCGAATCTCGCGAGTCCTGGAAAAGCGTGGACCAAGCGATGGTGGACAGTTGCGCGATCGCGTGCGGCGGCAAAGTGATTTCTCCACCCTCTTCGGCACCAGTCCGCGTATGGAGGAGATCAAGAACACGATTGAGCAGGTGGCCGATACCAACGCCACTGTCCTAATCCGGGGCGAGAGCGGAACCGGAAAAGAAGTAGTTGCCCGGATGATTTATGGCCAGTCGATGCGCCGGGAAAAACCTTTCGTCAAGGTGAACTGCGCAGCGATCCCGCACGAATTGCTCGAGAGTGAGTTGTTCGGATACGAACCCGGAGCTTTTACCGGAGCCAACCGTCAGAAGCTGGGAAAGTTCGATCAGGCGAACTTCGGCACGCTATTCCTCGACGAGATTAGCGAGATGCATCCGGCGCTCCAGGCAAAACTCCTGCATGTGCTGCAGGACGGACAATTCTCGCGCCTCGGCGGCAAGCGCGACATCGCTGTTGACGTCCGTGTGCTTGCCGCAACGAACAAATTCCTGGAACAAGCTGTGGCCCGAGGCTCTTTCCGCGAAGATCTGTTCTACAGGCTGAACGTCGTCACCGTACACATTCCTCCACTGCGAGACCGGCGGGAGGAGATCCCAGTATTCCTGGAATTCTTCCTGCGCAAATACAGCGAGTTCTACGGTAAGCAGCCGCCGCCATTCAGTGAGTACGCCGTCACGCGGATGATGGAATACACCTGGCCCGGAAACATCAGGGAACTGGAAAACCTGGTGAAAAGGTATGTGATCGTCGGGAACGAGTCGCAAATCATCCGCGAACTCTCCATTCACAAGCCCATCATGTACTCTGAGGCGGCAAACAGTGCGCCTCCAGCTCCAGCCGCGCCCACTCATCTCGACTCCCAGCCCCCGGTGCCCCAGATATCAAGGTTTTCGGGAAATTCGAAACACCTGAGGGAGGATCGGCTGTCCTTGCTCGAAATCGGTCGCCGGGCAGCCATGAAAGCTGAACGTGAAGCGATCGAGCGCGTGCTCCTGGAAACCCGTTGGAATCGCCGGCAGGCAGCGAAAATCCTCAAGATCAGCTACAAAGCTCTGCTGAACAAGCTCAAGCTTATGGAAGAGCAAAGTACCCAATCTGAGCAGACCGAAGCCTAA
- a CDS encoding gas vesicle protein GvpFL: MAWYAYCITEQKAFLGSARSRRPFPVDGLNGVRGSQVFAYPSGELAVIVSEYTPGELNQQAVIEHARVVSECFRNTTVLPFRFGTVFDTDEAMRRAIRANRKAFTDSVSRLRGKAEMHLKLVVKDGSLREAMNDIELPTSVGGEYLCRLREKAVRHRERQTKARAISVQVNKLFHPLEEDVSCRKNNGGGMLIDIAHLIDEKSVERYQNSYSSAARQLKNCEILISGPWPPYHFMPGKLRTPGSANS, from the coding sequence ATGGCTTGGTACGCATACTGCATTACCGAACAGAAAGCGTTCCTAGGTTCTGCTCGTTCTCGTCGTCCCTTCCCAGTTGATGGATTAAACGGTGTTCGTGGCAGTCAAGTATTTGCCTATCCCAGCGGGGAACTCGCAGTCATCGTCAGTGAATACACGCCTGGTGAGCTGAATCAGCAGGCGGTCATCGAACATGCGCGCGTAGTCAGCGAATGCTTCCGCAACACGACCGTGTTGCCGTTCCGTTTTGGAACCGTCTTCGACACGGACGAAGCCATGCGCCGGGCTATCCGCGCCAATCGCAAAGCCTTCACCGACTCGGTCTCGCGACTGAGGGGCAAGGCGGAAATGCATCTCAAACTCGTGGTAAAGGACGGCTCTCTGCGCGAAGCCATGAACGACATCGAACTGCCTACTTCGGTCGGCGGCGAGTATCTTTGCCGGCTCCGGGAAAAGGCAGTTCGGCATCGGGAACGGCAAACTAAGGCTCGCGCCATCTCTGTCCAGGTAAACAAACTCTTTCATCCGCTCGAGGAAGATGTGAGTTGTCGCAAGAATAATGGTGGCGGCATGCTCATCGATATCGCCCACCTGATCGATGAAAAATCGGTGGAGCGCTATCAGAACAGCTACTCCAGCGCGGCCCGCCAGCTTAAAAACTGCGAAATCCTCATCAGCGGACCTTGGCCTCCCTATCACTTCATGCCCGGTAAACTCCGGACTCCTGGAAGCGCTAATTCGTAG